One Gossypium raimondii isolate GPD5lz chromosome 3, ASM2569854v1, whole genome shotgun sequence genomic window carries:
- the LOC105795917 gene encoding auxin efflux carrier component 3, with translation MISWGDLYTVLMVVIPLYVAMNIAYGSVRWWKIFSPDECSGINRFVTIFAVPLLSFHFISTNDPYAMNVKFIAADTLQKLIMLFALGLWANFTTNGSLEWMITIFSLSTLPNTLVMGIPLLIAMYGEYSGMLMVQVVVLQCIIWYTLLLFLFEYHGDKMLIMEQFPEMAASIVSFKVDSDVVSLDECDFL, from the coding sequence ATGATCAGCTGGGGCGATCTTTACACCGTTTTAATGGTAGTGATTCCACTATACGTGGCTATGAACATAGCGTACGGTTCCGTCCGTTGGTGGAAGATATTCTCTCCTGACGAGTGCTCGGGAATCAATCGGTTCGTCACCATATTTGCAGTTCCTCTCCTGTCTTTCCATTTCATTTCGACCAACGACCCTTATGCCATGAACGTCAAGTTCATCGCCGCCGACACCCTGCAGAAACTTATCATGTTGTTTGCCCTTGGGTTGTGGGCTAATTTTACTACGAATGGGAGCCTGGAATGGATGATTACCATATTCTCTTTATCCACTCTTCCAAACACCCTCGTCATGGGCATTCCGCTGTTAATCGCTATGTACGGCGAGTACTCCGGAATGCTAATGGTTCAAGTCGTGGTTCTGCAGTGTATTATTTGGTATACTCTTCTACTTTTTCTGTTCGAGTACCATGGGGACAAAATGCTCATCATGGAGCAGTTCCCCGAAATGGCGGCTTCCATAGTTTCATTTAAAGTTGATTCCGATGTGGTTTCGCTTGACGAATGTGATTTTCTCTAA